The Miscanthus floridulus cultivar M001 chromosome 17, ASM1932011v1, whole genome shotgun sequence genome has a window encoding:
- the LOC136515615 gene encoding uncharacterized protein: MHTVALHKWEKVERIVNRPGVEESMLTAYFDANRHHEEARGILYRDFPEHFTWQSDGKFWQKRKNSVFHVGRVISAHPAEGERYFLRVLLNNVVGSTSYKHLRTVDGVLLPSFHEAAERRGLIEEDNTLDECLTELLYSRCLPLYGGYLQQYWYSASRMM, encoded by the coding sequence ATGCACACGGTGGCATTACATAAATGGGAAAAGGTCGAACGGATCGTTAATAGGCCAGGTGTAGAAGAGTCAATGCTGACAGCATACTTCGATGCAAACAGGCATCATGAGGAAGCCCGTGGAATCTTGTATCGGGACTTCCCGGAGCATTTTACTTGGCAGTCTGATGGTAAATTCTGGCAGAAAAGGAAAAACTCCGTTTTTCATGTTGGAAGAGTCATCTCGGCTCATCCTGCTGAGGGAGAACGTTACTTTCTTCGTGTTCTCTTGAACAATGTTGTTGGTTCTACCTCATACAAACATCTGAGGACGGTTGATGGCGTGCTACTACCTTCGTTCCATGAAGCTGCAGAAAGGAGGGGTCTAATCGAAGAAGACAATACACTTGATGAATGTCTAACTGAGCTACTTTATTCCAGATGCCTTCCTCTCTACGGAGGCTATTTGCAACAATATTGGTATTCTGCGAGCCGCATGATGTGA